In Nitrososphaerota archaeon, a genomic segment contains:
- a CDS encoding aldehyde ferredoxin oxidoreductase family protein → MNTRVLYVDLLERKSWVRDRSDLFEKMLGGVGVASHLLLEECTPKVDPFSPEAPIIFATGPLTGIYPCMAKAVCLFKSPLTGNLGETHAGGHFATALTTAGYGALVIKGGSLHPVVLKIRDDKVEVKTASSLWGLGTRAVDEALAEPIKNGLQSIASIGPAGEHMVLYANVIVDVHHHFGRLGLGAVWGAKKLKAITIIGTKSVPLPNPQAVKAFYEKVEHEVVATDKMSKYHNLGTPSNVLELNALGALPTRNFRERRFEGAEEMSGERFAETVFRRKVTCTNCPVACIHLGSLLKTFAPDHEKGRTEIVKEENLVAYNYEPMFALGSNLGISSPSRILELIDLCEDLGLDAMMTGSVLAWVTEAYERGVLDEKTLEVKPRWGDPDNVYPQMIKNIAEAKTPFYSRLAQGVAKVSDRYGGRDFAASLGGNSPAGYATGYGHIVGTLVGARHSHLSNSGYSIDQQIAAGKAKVEDIAGFLVKQENWLYVLYSLVACYFSRSVYTPDIVVEALATLGMKVNKEDLERLGREIFHTLYRFKIREGFDLEKEYIPKLLRELDTPIGRLDPQTLKKIIAQYIELREREGLTIRKKEESLAEFRLPQSEG, encoded by the coding sequence TGAACACCAGGGTACTTTACGTAGATCTATTGGAGCGTAAAAGCTGGGTCAGAGATAGAAGTGATCTATTTGAGAAGATGCTTGGCGGCGTCGGCGTCGCTTCACATCTTCTTTTAGAAGAATGCACACCAAAGGTTGATCCCTTCTCCCCAGAAGCACCCATAATATTTGCCACAGGGCCTCTTACAGGCATCTACCCATGCATGGCTAAGGCGGTCTGCCTCTTCAAATCACCTCTAACCGGAAACCTAGGTGAAACACACGCCGGCGGACACTTTGCAACAGCACTCACGACAGCAGGCTACGGCGCGTTGGTCATTAAAGGAGGTTCACTACACCCAGTCGTGCTTAAGATACGCGACGATAAAGTTGAGGTTAAGACCGCTTCCTCACTCTGGGGGTTGGGTACAAGGGCTGTAGACGAGGCGCTGGCTGAGCCTATTAAAAATGGTTTGCAGAGCATCGCATCGATAGGCCCTGCTGGTGAGCATATGGTGCTTTACGCAAATGTGATCGTAGATGTTCACCATCATTTTGGTAGGCTTGGATTGGGTGCCGTTTGGGGTGCGAAGAAGCTGAAAGCCATCACCATAATAGGCACAAAGAGTGTCCCCTTGCCTAACCCCCAAGCTGTAAAGGCGTTTTACGAGAAGGTGGAGCATGAGGTTGTGGCTACTGATAAGATGTCTAAGTATCATAACCTTGGCACCCCAAGTAACGTACTCGAACTAAATGCGTTAGGAGCCCTACCTACCAGAAACTTCAGAGAGAGGAGGTTTGAGGGTGCGGAGGAGATGTCTGGGGAAAGGTTCGCCGAAACAGTATTTAGGAGGAAGGTTACCTGTACCAACTGCCCAGTCGCGTGTATCCACCTCGGCTCTCTACTAAAGACTTTTGCACCCGACCACGAGAAGGGTAGGACGGAGATCGTTAAGGAAGAAAACCTAGTTGCTTACAACTATGAACCCATGTTCGCACTAGGCTCAAACCTTGGGATAAGCAGCCCAAGCCGCATACTTGAACTCATCGACCTATGTGAAGACCTTGGGTTGGACGCTATGATGACAGGCTCGGTTCTAGCTTGGGTGACCGAAGCGTATGAGAGAGGGGTGTTAGACGAAAAGACATTAGAGGTGAAGCCTAGGTGGGGAGACCCAGATAACGTATACCCGCAGATGATCAAAAACATAGCCGAGGCTAAGACCCCCTTCTACTCTAGACTCGCACAAGGAGTAGCAAAAGTTTCAGACAGATACGGAGGAAGAGACTTTGCAGCCTCATTAGGCGGCAACAGCCCAGCAGGATATGCAACAGGCTACGGGCACATAGTAGGTACACTTGTGGGGGCTCGCCATTCTCATCTAAGTAACTCAGGTTACTCGATAGACCAGCAGATAGCAGCCGGAAAGGCTAAGGTGGAGGATATTGCTGGCTTTCTTGTGAAGCAGGAGAATTGGCTCTATGTGCTCTACTCGCTTGTAGCTTGCTACTTCTCTAGAAGCGTCTATACCCCAGATATTGTAGTCGAGGCTCTAGCGACACTTGGGATGAAGGTGAACAAAGAAGATTTGGAGAGGTTAGGGCGAGAGATCTTCCACACTCTTTATCGCTTCAAGATTCGAGAAGGCTTTGATCTAGAGAAGGAGTATATACCCAAGCTTCTGCGTGAGTTGGATACGCCTATTGGTAGGTTAGATCCGCAAACGTTAAAGAAGATAATCGCACAATATATAGAGTTGAGGGAGAGGGAGGGGCTGACGATAAGGAAGAAGGAAGAGAGCTTAGCTGAATTCCGCCTACCTCAGAGTGAGGGGTAG